One Triticum dicoccoides isolate Atlit2015 ecotype Zavitan chromosome 4B, WEW_v2.0, whole genome shotgun sequence genomic window carries:
- the LOC119294450 gene encoding LOB domain-containing protein 14-like, with protein sequence MTGFSSPCGACKFLRRRCVNGCAFAPHFCHEQGAAHFAAIHKVFGASNASKLLMSLPATDRREAAATISYEAQARLHDPVYGCVAHIFALQQQVVNLQAQLESLKAQEPVQGRTNTCSVSSPEEDSIKAKAMAYQKGEARMPQPGHSVKIERERYFGNDAMTSCTSMQYSQDYNSSHVYATDYPASFNDDSIHSSTMFPVDMQEYLQESGYYDAEGL encoded by the exons ATGACAGGGTTTTCCTCTCCATGTGGCGCATGCAAGTTCCTTCGGAGGAGGTGCGTGAACGGGTGTGCCTTCGCCCCGCACTTCTGCCATGAGCAAGGGGCTGCCCATTTTGCCGCAATTCATAAGGTCTTTGGTGCAAGCAATGCCTCAAAGCTTCTCATGAGCCTCCCGGCGACCGACCGCCGCGAGGCCGCGGCCACCATCTCCTACGAGGCACAGGCCAGGCTACATGATCCGGTATATGGTTGCGTCGCGCACATATTCGCTCTGCAGCAACAG GTTGTAAATCTGCAAGCACAATTGGAGTCGCTCAAAGCTCAGGAACCAGTACAAGGGCGCACAAATACTTGTTCCGTGTCAAGCCCTGAAGAAGACAGTATTAAGGCCAAGGCTATGGCTTATCAGAAAGGGGAAGCTAGGATGCCACAGCCAGGACATTCAGTCAAGATTGAAAGAGAGAGATACTTCGGAAATGACGCCATGACCTCCTGCACTTCCATGCAGTATTCTCAGGATTACAACAGTTCACATGTATACGCAACCGACTATCCGGCGTCGTTTAATGATGACAGTATCCACAGTAGCACCATGTTCCCCGTTGATATGCAAGAATATCTGCAAGAGAGTGGGTATTATGATGCTGAGGGCCTCTAG